From the genome of Oscillatoria sp. FACHB-1407, one region includes:
- the rpsF gene encoding 30S ribosomal protein S6: MSYYETMYILRSDLGDELTDQAIARYQALLTEQGATEIETQHRGKRRLAYEIKKQREGVYIQMNYKSGGNTVASLERAMRLSDDVIRYLTITQEPPKAARDEQTA, translated from the coding sequence ATGAGTTATTACGAAACGATGTACATTTTGCGGTCTGACCTAGGCGATGAATTGACAGATCAGGCGATCGCTCGCTATCAAGCGTTGCTAACCGAACAAGGCGCGACTGAAATTGAAACTCAGCACCGGGGCAAGCGTCGTTTGGCATACGAGATCAAGAAGCAGCGGGAAGGCGTCTACATCCAAATGAACTACAAGAGCGGTGGCAACACGGTTGCTTCTCTAGAGCGTGCAATGCGCTTGAGCGATGATGTTATCCGCTATCTCACTATCACTCAAGAACCTCCCAAAGCTGCTCGTGACGAGCAAACCGCCTAA
- a CDS encoding NAD(P)/FAD-dependent oxidoreductase, which translates to MKLSKKNLDQRLDHLYDVIIVGGGAGGLSAAVYLQRYRLSCLVIEKGRGRSFWMQELRNYLGLPPETPGRELLNHGTEHVLELGGDYLRGFVEDIQDEGETFAVKVKVGKTDSVYPVFRSKYVIAASGIIDQLPTLPDMQNVYDYAGYNLHVCMICDGYEMADKKCGLFVHTESAINTAFVLNWFTPYITVFTQGLCTVGDEMRQKLKEFGFPLVETPIKRFLGQHHEMTGVELENGAIVELETGLVAMGSLYHNGYLKGLDLQWKGENLVTDSMCRTSHPRIFAVGDLKEGINQVSIAVADGTLAATTIWREIRRASTPRRWEENLTQPTIEPIGAVS; encoded by the coding sequence ATGAAACTCTCGAAGAAAAACCTGGATCAACGCCTCGACCATCTCTACGACGTCATTATCGTTGGAGGTGGTGCTGGTGGTTTGTCTGCGGCGGTCTACCTCCAGCGATATCGCCTCTCCTGTCTTGTTATCGAGAAAGGACGGGGACGATCTTTTTGGATGCAAGAGTTGCGAAATTATTTGGGGTTACCGCCAGAGACACCGGGTCGAGAGTTGCTGAACCATGGCACAGAGCATGTGTTGGAGCTGGGGGGTGACTATTTGCGGGGGTTTGTCGAGGATATCCAGGACGAAGGCGAAACCTTTGCCGTGAAAGTCAAAGTCGGCAAAACGGACAGCGTCTATCCCGTATTTCGGTCTAAATACGTCATTGCTGCCAGTGGCATCATTGACCAGTTGCCTACCTTGCCTGATATGCAGAATGTCTATGACTACGCAGGCTATAACCTGCATGTCTGCATGATCTGTGATGGCTATGAGATGGCAGATAAAAAGTGTGGGCTATTCGTTCACACCGAAAGTGCGATTAATACGGCTTTTGTGTTGAACTGGTTTACTCCCTACATCACTGTCTTCACGCAGGGACTTTGTACGGTTGGGGATGAAATGCGCCAAAAGTTAAAAGAATTTGGCTTCCCTCTGGTGGAAACTCCCATCAAACGTTTTTTGGGTCAGCATCATGAGATGACGGGGGTTGAGCTAGAAAATGGGGCGATCGTTGAACTGGAAACCGGGCTGGTCGCAATGGGTTCGCTCTATCACAACGGTTATCTCAAAGGGTTAGATTTGCAGTGGAAGGGTGAGAATTTGGTGACCGATTCCATGTGCCGCACCTCCCATCCTCGCATTTTTGCAGTAGGTGACTTAAAAGAAGGTATCAATCAGGTGTCAATTGCCGTTGCAGATGGTACATTAGCTGCAACAACGATTTGGCGTGAGATTCGTCGTGCCTCTACCCCCCGTCGTTGGGAAGAAAATTTGACGCAACCCACCATTGAGCCTATTGGAGCCGTATCGTGA
- a CDS encoding Npun_F5560 family protein — MTQSVTHSPSLNPSDLQLEVARLQDELQMRDQLVQQLSQELFRLVKGNAGFMPAPEVSERHMAEMRALREQLQGVEQQVMFYQEQIASRDTEVYQLRQSVKELTDRSRMLEQVVQELPHVYREKFAERMAPIKEKIAMLQRENRQLHAELQSVSYRLAVRNRRTTHIDLPSFSQGGTGPSIPTFGNA; from the coding sequence GTGACTCAGAGCGTAACCCATTCCCCCTCCCTGAACCCCTCCGATTTGCAACTTGAGGTCGCTCGTTTGCAGGATGAACTGCAAATGCGCGATCAACTCGTGCAGCAATTGTCACAAGAGTTGTTTCGCCTGGTTAAAGGCAATGCGGGTTTTATGCCCGCCCCCGAAGTGTCTGAGCGGCACATGGCAGAAATGCGTGCCCTGCGCGAACAGTTGCAAGGGGTAGAGCAGCAGGTCATGTTCTATCAAGAACAGATCGCCTCTCGTGACACTGAAGTGTATCAACTGCGGCAATCGGTTAAGGAACTAACCGATCGCTCCCGCATGTTAGAACAGGTTGTGCAGGAGTTGCCTCACGTCTATCGTGAGAAATTTGCTGAGCGTATGGCACCGATCAAGGAAAAGATCGCGATGCTACAACGCGAAAATCGCCAACTCCATGCTGAGTTGCAGAGTGTTAGCTATCGTCTAGCCGTCCGCAACCGCCGCACGACTCACATCGATCTCCCTTCTTTTTCTCAAGGTGGTACGGGTCCGTCCATTCCCACCTTTGGAAACGCCTAG
- a CDS encoding DedA family protein, translating into MSLELISLETLQELAHHYGYGAVFVGILLENAGVPIPGETITLVGGFLAGSGELNYWFVLGSATAGAVIGDNFGYWLGYYGGWSLLSRVGQLFRIREEQLIEVKEQFSQNAAKAVFLGRFVALLRIFAGPLAGIAKMPYPKFFLWNLAGAGVWASAMVSLSYFVGQIVPLDLLIQGVAQFGIVTLLIIAGAIAIPWWLERRGKGVETIVLEPIEPQEQE; encoded by the coding sequence ATGTCCCTTGAGCTGATCTCCCTGGAAACACTCCAGGAACTAGCCCATCACTATGGCTATGGAGCCGTTTTTGTCGGTATTTTGTTAGAAAATGCGGGTGTTCCCATCCCCGGTGAAACGATTACGCTGGTGGGTGGGTTCTTAGCAGGTAGCGGTGAACTCAACTACTGGTTCGTCTTAGGCAGTGCTACAGCAGGAGCCGTGATTGGCGATAACTTCGGCTATTGGCTGGGGTACTATGGCGGGTGGTCGCTTTTGAGTCGTGTGGGTCAGTTGTTCCGCATTCGTGAGGAGCAACTGATTGAAGTCAAGGAGCAGTTTAGCCAGAATGCAGCAAAAGCCGTCTTTTTAGGGCGATTTGTGGCTCTGCTGCGAATTTTTGCAGGACCGCTGGCAGGCATTGCTAAAATGCCCTATCCCAAGTTCTTTTTGTGGAACTTAGCAGGTGCAGGTGTGTGGGCATCGGCAATGGTGAGTCTGTCCTACTTCGTGGGTCAAATCGTTCCGTTAGACCTGCTGATTCAGGGGGTTGCCCAGTTTGGGATTGTCACCTTACTCATTATTGCTGGAGCGATCGCCATTCCCTGGTGGTTAGAGCGTCGGGGAAAAGGCGTAGAGACAATTGTGCTGGAGCCGATTGAACCCCAAGAGCAGGAATAA
- a CDS encoding AI-2E family transporter: MLTPSDPTIKKLVPWLIVAILFPLIFLDGWLALKGLQFFQPLITVFVLASLLALVLNYPVQFLQRRGMKRSQAVGLILLITILAVAILALTLIPLLLEDLGELTQLVPQWLQSGEQQLQVFQDWLASQGLPVRLGRVLNQLVNSLPSELEQLADQVLTLALETVGGLSELLLTVVLTFYLLADGDRLIQEIFRRFPEPWSSQVREALRQNFQNYFIGQAALGFIISIFMTIAFTLLQIPYALLFGLGVGVMALIPFGDVVTFVLISLLLGFQNFWLGVKAIAIAFVVDQVIDQLIAPRLLGSFTGLRPIWVLISLLVGAKIGGLLGLVIAVPFASSIKSALNGFEPAASLADYATEAPTKESNTTATAVAPGDRSNPEPEPLVEEVS; the protein is encoded by the coding sequence TTGCTGACCCCGTCTGACCCTACGATTAAAAAGCTTGTTCCGTGGCTGATCGTTGCCATTCTATTTCCGCTGATTTTTCTAGACGGATGGTTGGCACTCAAAGGATTGCAATTCTTTCAGCCGTTGATTACGGTGTTTGTCCTGGCGTCGCTACTGGCCTTGGTGCTCAACTACCCTGTTCAGTTTCTCCAACGACGGGGCATGAAACGCAGCCAAGCCGTTGGGCTGATTCTCCTGATTACCATTCTGGCGGTAGCGATTCTAGCACTGACCCTGATTCCCTTGCTGCTAGAGGATTTGGGGGAATTAACTCAACTCGTACCCCAGTGGCTCCAGTCCGGTGAGCAACAGTTACAGGTCTTTCAGGATTGGCTTGCCAGTCAGGGGCTTCCGGTGCGACTGGGGCGTGTGCTGAATCAGTTGGTCAATAGCCTGCCCAGTGAATTGGAGCAATTGGCTGATCAGGTGTTGACACTGGCTCTGGAAACGGTGGGTGGTCTGTCAGAGCTATTGCTGACGGTCGTGCTGACGTTTTACTTGCTGGCAGATGGCGATCGCCTGATTCAAGAGATTTTTCGCCGCTTTCCAGAACCCTGGAGTAGCCAAGTTCGAGAAGCACTGCGGCAAAACTTCCAAAATTATTTCATCGGGCAAGCGGCACTGGGCTTCATTATCAGCATATTTATGACCATTGCCTTTACCCTTCTGCAAATTCCCTATGCTCTGCTGTTTGGCTTGGGAGTCGGGGTGATGGCATTGATTCCGTTTGGTGATGTCGTGACCTTTGTCTTGATCAGCCTACTTCTGGGATTTCAAAACTTCTGGTTGGGAGTGAAAGCGATCGCGATCGCCTTTGTAGTGGATCAGGTGATCGACCAGCTTATCGCCCCCCGACTGTTGGGTAGCTTCACTGGATTGCGTCCCATCTGGGTACTCATTTCTCTATTAGTTGGAGCGAAGATTGGTGGCTTACTGGGACTCGTTATCGCTGTGCCCTTTGCCAGTTCTATCAAGAGCGCACTGAATGGCTTTGAACCTGCTGCTTCTCTGGCTGACTATGCAACCGAAGCTCCAACCAAAGAATCCAATACGACAGCCACGGCTGTAGCTCCTGGCGATCGCTCTAACCCAGAGCCAGAACCCTTAGTCGAAGAAGTTTCTTGA
- a CDS encoding DASH family cryptochrome yields the protein MAADTRILIWYRNDLRIHDHEPLHRASHPTSRATSIIPVYCFDPRQFGTTFYGFPKTGAFRAQFLRESVSDLRRSLQSLGSDLIIRQGLPEVVLPEIAKTLGVTAIYYHQEVTSEEVNVETALQAALKPLGVKLQAFWGHTLYHPDDLPFGVAQIPEVFTTFRKQVEKESTVNLPFPSPKQLPALPELAVEDLPDLGDFGLAASPGDDRAVTRFVGGETAGIARLKTYFWERDRLRIYKETRNGMLGEDYSSKFSPWLALGCLSPRYIYEQVQEYEAQRIKNDSTYWLIFELLWRDYFRFICAKHGDRIFRKSGLQGVAIDWKEDGDRFGLWQEGMTGFPLVDANMRELAATGFMSNRGRQNVASFLTKNLGINWQMGAEWFESLLIDYDVCSNWGNWNYTAGVGNDARGFRFFNILKQSKDYDPQGDYVKHWLPELAAIPANKVHEPWKLLPVEQQRFGVRLGVDYPNPVVDLFKSAEENEKIYNAAFAHPTVRHTNGKRLKPKGKARV from the coding sequence ATGGCGGCAGACACCCGAATTCTCATTTGGTATCGCAATGACTTGCGAATTCATGACCATGAACCGTTGCATCGAGCATCGCACCCAACATCTCGTGCTACTTCCATTATTCCGGTCTATTGCTTTGACCCCAGACAATTTGGCACTACATTCTATGGATTCCCTAAAACGGGTGCATTCCGAGCACAGTTTTTGCGGGAGAGTGTGTCTGATCTGCGGCGATCGCTCCAATCCCTCGGTTCTGACCTGATCATTCGGCAGGGGTTGCCAGAAGTAGTGCTACCCGAAATTGCCAAAACTCTTGGTGTTACAGCCATTTACTACCATCAAGAAGTCACGTCTGAAGAGGTTAATGTCGAGACTGCCCTTCAAGCTGCCCTGAAGCCATTAGGGGTTAAGCTTCAGGCTTTTTGGGGACACACGCTCTATCACCCCGACGATTTGCCCTTTGGGGTTGCCCAGATTCCAGAAGTGTTTACCACCTTTCGGAAGCAGGTCGAGAAGGAGTCCACCGTCAACCTCCCATTTCCCTCACCCAAACAGCTTCCTGCGTTGCCTGAGCTTGCCGTTGAAGATTTGCCAGACCTGGGGGATTTCGGACTGGCGGCATCCCCCGGTGACGATCGGGCAGTGACTCGCTTTGTGGGAGGCGAAACAGCAGGGATAGCACGACTCAAGACCTATTTTTGGGAGCGCGATCGACTGCGGATCTATAAAGAAACGCGCAACGGAATGTTGGGCGAAGATTATTCCTCCAAGTTTTCTCCCTGGTTGGCGTTGGGTTGTCTCTCGCCACGCTACATTTACGAGCAGGTGCAGGAGTATGAAGCTCAACGCATCAAGAACGACTCGACCTACTGGTTAATCTTTGAATTGCTCTGGCGAGATTATTTTCGGTTTATCTGTGCCAAACATGGCGATCGCATCTTCCGTAAATCGGGGTTGCAGGGAGTGGCGATCGACTGGAAAGAGGATGGCGATCGCTTTGGGTTATGGCAGGAAGGCATGACCGGGTTTCCGCTGGTCGATGCCAATATGCGGGAACTGGCAGCAACCGGATTCATGTCCAATCGGGGACGCCAAAATGTGGCAAGTTTCCTCACGAAAAACCTGGGGATCAATTGGCAGATGGGGGCAGAGTGGTTTGAGTCGCTTCTAATTGACTACGACGTGTGTAGCAACTGGGGCAACTGGAACTATACTGCCGGAGTCGGCAACGATGCCCGTGGCTTCCGCTTTTTTAACATTCTCAAACAATCGAAGGACTACGACCCGCAGGGGGACTATGTGAAACACTGGTTGCCAGAACTGGCAGCTATACCCGCTAACAAGGTACATGAACCCTGGAAACTGCTACCCGTTGAACAGCAACGGTTTGGAGTCAGGTTGGGGGTAGATTATCCCAATCCGGTAGTGGATTTATTTAAGTCCGCTGAAGAGAATGAGAAAATCTATAATGCTGCCTTTGCCCACCCAACCGTCCGCCATACCAACGGAAAGAGGCTGAAACCTAAGGGCAAGGCTAGAGTGTGA
- a CDS encoding class I SAM-dependent methyltransferase gives MENLASDLLDKIRQQFNFGPYPRVPLEKSPKEDLNDLFIHNLITPFYLRDQRIFSNQDAVILDAGCGTGYKALVLAEANPNARIIGIDVSEESIELAKQRLRYHGIDRAEFHVMTIEDVNQLNLQFDYINCDEVLYLFPNPGIGLEILGSVLKSNGIIRANLHSALQRTDLYRAQQVFRLMGLFDNNPQELEMEIAIDTMKALKDQVNLKSRTWTPIYEEADGKQALLMNYLFQGDTGYTIPDLFQALEHANLEFMSMVNWRHWELMDLFKDPQNLPVFWEMSFPEISIQDRLHLFELLQPIHRLLDFWCGHPGNHSSILPVTQWDEMMWKGASATLHPQLNSLHIKARLEECIAQQISFDVSQYLSMPAVGSVVVNDSLAACLLPLWEGTQSVNALVERWLKIRPVHPITLEPTSWEIAFQDVTRLLTQLEVFLYVLIEPALD, from the coding sequence ATGGAAAATTTAGCGTCTGATCTATTAGATAAAATTCGGCAACAATTTAATTTTGGTCCTTATCCAAGGGTGCCGCTTGAGAAATCACCCAAAGAGGATCTAAATGATCTGTTTATTCATAATCTGATTACACCGTTTTATTTACGCGATCAACGCATTTTTTCTAACCAGGATGCGGTGATTTTAGATGCAGGCTGTGGCACGGGCTATAAAGCATTGGTATTAGCAGAAGCGAACCCAAACGCCAGAATTATTGGGATTGACGTATCGGAAGAATCGATTGAATTGGCGAAGCAGCGATTGCGCTATCACGGAATTGATCGAGCTGAATTTCATGTCATGACAATTGAAGATGTTAATCAACTCAATTTGCAATTTGATTACATCAATTGTGACGAAGTTCTCTATCTGTTTCCCAACCCAGGTATTGGATTAGAAATACTGGGCAGCGTGCTAAAATCTAATGGCATTATCCGGGCTAATTTACATAGTGCCTTGCAGCGAACTGACCTGTATCGAGCACAGCAAGTCTTCCGTTTAATGGGGCTATTTGATAACAACCCCCAAGAACTCGAAATGGAGATTGCGATCGACACGATGAAAGCTCTCAAAGATCAGGTCAATCTCAAATCTCGCACCTGGACACCCATTTATGAAGAAGCGGATGGCAAGCAGGCATTGCTGATGAATTATCTGTTTCAGGGCGATACAGGATATACCATTCCTGATTTATTTCAAGCTCTGGAACACGCCAATTTAGAGTTTATGAGTATGGTCAATTGGCGACATTGGGAATTGATGGATCTCTTCAAAGACCCACAAAATTTACCTGTGTTCTGGGAGATGAGCTTTCCTGAAATTAGCATTCAAGACCGATTGCATTTATTTGAATTGTTGCAACCCATTCATCGATTGCTTGATTTTTGGTGCGGGCATCCGGGCAATCATTCATCAATATTACCTGTTACACAATGGGATGAAATGATGTGGAAAGGGGCGAGCGCCACTCTTCATCCCCAACTCAATTCACTGCATATCAAAGCTCGCTTAGAGGAGTGTATTGCTCAACAAATATCGTTTGATGTGAGCCAATATCTCTCTATGCCTGCGGTGGGTTCAGTTGTGGTCAATGATAGTTTAGCTGCTTGTTTATTGCCCCTTTGGGAAGGCACACAATCGGTGAATGCCCTGGTCGAACGGTGGCTCAAAATTCGACCTGTTCATCCGATTACATTGGAACCAACGTCATGGGAAATCGCCTTTCAGGACGTCACGCGATTGCTCACTCAATTAGAGGTCTTTCTCTACGTTTTGATAGAGCCTGCGCTTGACTGA
- the trxA gene encoding thioredoxin — MSNPTAPLTLTEGNFATAVLENPNLTLVDFWAPWCGPCRMVGPIIQELATDFAGQVTVAKLNIDENPHLATQYNIQAIPTLLFFKHGQVVDQVVGVASKRSLTTKINTLLAQDNLTTQAA, encoded by the coding sequence ATGTCTAATCCGACTGCACCCCTTACCCTCACAGAGGGCAACTTTGCCACAGCTGTTTTAGAGAATCCAAACCTGACTCTCGTTGACTTCTGGGCACCCTGGTGTGGCCCCTGTCGTATGGTGGGTCCCATCATTCAAGAGTTAGCCACGGATTTTGCTGGACAGGTGACGGTTGCTAAACTCAATATCGACGAAAATCCACACCTGGCAACCCAGTACAACATCCAAGCCATTCCCACGTTGCTATTTTTCAAGCATGGGCAAGTGGTGGATCAGGTTGTGGGTGTAGCGTCTAAGCGATCGCTCACTACCAAGATCAACACCCTCTTAGCCCAAGACAATCTGACCACGCAAGCTGCTTAA
- the murB gene encoding UDP-N-acetylmuramate dehydrogenase gives MSTFLRLNSTQISAPSLVSLERLPEPIQLSDTPCLIKPFVSLAPLTSFRVGGSAEWFVAPRTVDDLRKSVEWAQARDLPITVLGAGSNLLISDRGLSGLVISTRYLRHSHFDEATAQITATTGEPIVRLAWQAADRGWSGLEWSVGIPGTVGGAVVMNAGAHDGCAADVLLNAQVLTPMGDIQVLSQPDLQYQYRSSVLQRDRRIVLQATFQLKPGVDPHVVNATTKAYLERRHTTQPYHLPSCGSVFRNPNPYKAGQLIEQAGLKGYQIGGAQVSEMHANFIVNVGGATANDIFQLIRYVQAQVRDRWAIDLEPEVKMLGEFVND, from the coding sequence ATGAGCACCTTCCTGCGTCTTAACAGCACTCAGATCAGTGCCCCATCCCTGGTTTCCTTAGAGCGTTTGCCTGAACCGATTCAATTGTCTGATACTCCCTGCCTGATCAAACCCTTTGTCTCCTTAGCCCCCCTGACCTCGTTTCGAGTGGGGGGCAGTGCAGAATGGTTTGTGGCTCCCCGGACGGTTGACGACCTCCGAAAAAGTGTCGAATGGGCACAGGCGCGAGATCTGCCGATTACGGTGTTGGGGGCAGGCAGTAACCTATTGATTAGCGATCGCGGTTTGTCTGGCTTGGTCATCAGCACACGCTACCTACGCCACAGCCATTTTGATGAAGCGACCGCCCAAATCACAGCCACCACTGGAGAGCCGATTGTTCGCTTAGCATGGCAGGCAGCCGATCGCGGTTGGAGCGGCTTGGAATGGTCGGTTGGCATTCCGGGAACGGTTGGGGGCGCAGTCGTGATGAATGCGGGTGCTCATGATGGTTGTGCTGCCGATGTGCTGCTCAATGCTCAAGTGTTAACCCCGATGGGAGACATTCAAGTCCTATCCCAGCCTGATTTGCAGTACCAATATCGCAGTTCTGTCCTACAACGCGATCGCCGTATCGTGCTCCAGGCAACTTTTCAACTCAAACCAGGGGTTGATCCTCACGTTGTGAACGCAACCACCAAAGCCTATCTAGAGCGACGGCACACGACCCAACCCTATCATCTGCCTAGTTGTGGTAGCGTCTTTCGCAACCCCAATCCCTACAAAGCAGGGCAACTAATTGAGCAGGCAGGGCTAAAGGGCTATCAGATCGGCGGCGCACAAGTATCCGAAATGCACGCCAACTTCATTGTGAATGTCGGTGGGGCAACTGCCAATGATATCTTTCAGCTTATCCGCTACGTACAGGCGCAGGTACGCGATCGCTGGGCAATTGACCTGGAGCCAGAGGTCAAGATGTTAGGTGAATTTGTGAATGATTAG
- the murC gene encoding UDP-N-acetylmuramate--L-alanine ligase has product MLNSVDFSGRPFHFIGIGGIGMSALAYVLAKRNLPVSGSDISLSHITQRLQEQGAHIFWSQDATNLDFFQRSALTNGDAVRPGSNGNVALKPANEFLKLKDHTLDKASPSMLPQVICSTAINATNPEYRAALDLGCPIFHRSDLLAALIQTYYSIAVAGTHGKTTTSSMIGYLLMKAGLDPTIVVGGEVNAWEGNARLGEGPYLVAEADESDGSLVKFVAEVGVITNIELDHPDHYTTLDQVIDTFTTFAQNCRTLIACIDCPTIHQRFKPAISYSLHPESQADYTVDEIVYGAEGTTARVWERGNPLGRLHLKLLGQHNLSNALAAIAVGRLLNLDFETIAPILTTFEGARRRFEHRGEANHILFIDDYAHHPSEIQATLAAARLHAASNSTPRRVVAVFQPHRFSRTKTFLNEFAQAFSNADLVITTDIYSAGEPDLGLVSGQQLAEAIATHHSQTVYQPTLTSVTDYLKRALQPGDLVMFLGAGNLNRTIPDLIAHYQEIEQTSASTHRK; this is encoded by the coding sequence ATGCTGAATTCTGTAGATTTCAGCGGGAGACCCTTCCATTTCATTGGTATAGGTGGCATTGGCATGTCGGCTCTCGCGTATGTTCTGGCAAAACGTAACCTGCCTGTATCTGGATCGGACATTTCCCTCAGTCATATTACACAACGATTGCAGGAACAAGGTGCTCACATTTTTTGGAGCCAAGATGCCACCAATCTGGACTTTTTTCAACGGTCTGCTTTAACAAATGGTGATGCTGTACGACCTGGTTCGAATGGCAATGTGGCTCTTAAACCAGCCAATGAGTTCCTCAAACTGAAGGACCATACCCTGGATAAGGCAAGCCCTTCGATGCTTCCTCAAGTTATTTGCTCAACAGCGATTAATGCCACCAATCCTGAATATCGCGCGGCTCTCGATCTAGGCTGTCCGATCTTTCACCGCTCCGACCTGTTAGCCGCTCTCATTCAGACCTATTACAGCATTGCGGTTGCGGGCACCCACGGTAAAACGACCACCAGCAGCATGATCGGCTATCTCCTGATGAAAGCGGGGCTTGATCCAACCATTGTTGTTGGCGGGGAGGTCAATGCCTGGGAAGGCAATGCTCGTCTTGGTGAAGGACCGTATCTCGTAGCCGAAGCAGATGAGTCAGATGGCTCTCTCGTTAAATTTGTGGCTGAAGTGGGTGTGATTACTAATATTGAACTTGATCACCCCGATCACTACACTACCCTCGATCAGGTGATTGACACTTTTACCACTTTTGCTCAAAACTGTCGCACTCTTATTGCCTGTATTGACTGTCCGACCATTCATCAACGATTTAAGCCAGCCATTAGCTACAGCCTCCATCCTGAATCTCAAGCCGATTACACGGTGGATGAGATTGTTTATGGAGCAGAGGGAACCACTGCCCGTGTGTGGGAGCGAGGTAACCCACTGGGACGGTTGCATCTGAAGTTATTGGGTCAGCACAATTTGAGTAATGCTCTTGCGGCGATCGCGGTGGGACGGTTATTGAACCTCGATTTTGAGACGATCGCCCCTATCCTGACGACCTTTGAGGGAGCGCGGCGACGGTTTGAGCACCGCGGTGAAGCCAATCACATCTTATTCATTGATGACTATGCTCATCATCCCAGTGAGATTCAAGCCACACTGGCAGCCGCTCGGCTCCATGCTGCCTCCAACTCAACTCCGCGACGGGTGGTAGCGGTGTTTCAACCCCATCGCTTTAGTCGCACAAAAACTTTTTTAAATGAGTTTGCTCAGGCATTCAGCAATGCAGATCTGGTCATTACAACCGACATCTACAGTGCTGGAGAGCCAGATTTAGGGTTGGTCAGTGGGCAGCAATTGGCAGAGGCGATCGCCACCCATCACTCGCAAACCGTTTATCAGCCAACGCTGACCAGTGTTACGGACTACCTCAAAAGAGCATTGCAACCGGGTGACCTGGTGATGTTTTTAGGGGCAGGCAATCTCAACCGCACGATTCCTGATCTGATCGCTCATTATCAGGAAATTGAGCAAACCTCTGCGTCAACCCACCGCAAATAA
- the nadD gene encoding nicotinate (nicotinamide) nucleotide adenylyltransferase: MPKLGILGGTFNPIHLGHLLMAEAALDQFQLDQVIWVPAHHPPHRSPTDLAEVAHRVAMVQAAIASHPAFVLSTVDLGRSTPSFAIDTLTDLQQHYPHSQWHWIVGIDTFQTLPQWYQRHDLVPQCYWLVAPRFQVGSILQATEVEEALLTTTLCTRVAQTLLEQQLEVHWQVLQMPLVEISSSLIRQYRRDRRSIRYLVTDNVLDYIEQKNLYL; this comes from the coding sequence ATGCCGAAGTTAGGAATTTTGGGAGGAACATTTAACCCGATTCATCTAGGGCATCTGCTGATGGCTGAGGCAGCCCTGGATCAGTTTCAGTTGGATCAGGTGATCTGGGTGCCTGCTCATCACCCGCCCCATCGATCGCCCACTGATTTGGCTGAAGTAGCTCACCGGGTTGCGATGGTGCAAGCGGCGATCGCCTCTCATCCTGCCTTTGTGCTCTCGACCGTGGATCTCGGTCGCTCAACTCCTTCCTTCGCGATCGACACCTTGACCGACCTGCAACAGCACTATCCCCACAGCCAGTGGCATTGGATCGTCGGTATAGACACGTTTCAAACCCTACCTCAGTGGTATCAACGTCACGATCTGGTGCCGCAATGTTACTGGTTAGTGGCACCCCGTTTTCAAGTGGGGTCAATCTTGCAAGCAACCGAAGTCGAAGAAGCACTACTGACAACAACCCTCTGCACCCGGGTTGCCCAAACCTTGTTAGAACAGCAGTTAGAGGTTCACTGGCAAGTACTGCAAATGCCACTGGTTGAGATTTCGAGTAGCCTGATTCGGCAATATCGACGCGATCGCCGCTCTATCCGCTACTTAGTGACGGATAATGTCCTGGATTACATTGAGCAGAAAAATCTTTATCTCTAA